From the genome of Thermogutta terrifontis, one region includes:
- a CDS encoding NADPH:quinone reductase: protein MKAAYIEHYGPPEVIRYGDLPQPRPGDTEVLIRVGAVSVNPIDTYIRAGIVPMPIPKPYILGCDVAGTVEAVGAKVTRFKVGDRVWGSNQGLLGRQGTFAEYVVADECWLYPTPPTVSDREAAAIALVGITAHLGLFRDARLQPGETVFVHGGAGGVGSCVVQMAKAVGARVITTAGSDEKAELCRRLGADLVINYKRENEEQAIRQFAPDGVNVWFETLREQNLEMAVSLLAMRGRLVLMAGRESRPPFPVGPFYVKDCKAYGFAMFNAPPEEQRRAAEDINRWLAEGKLRPVIGKIFKLAEAPEAHKLQEDNTLRGAGTLVGKIVLEP from the coding sequence ATGAAGGCGGCTTATATCGAACATTACGGTCCTCCGGAGGTTATCAGATATGGGGATCTGCCGCAACCACGGCCCGGCGATACCGAGGTGCTCATTCGCGTGGGGGCAGTTTCTGTCAATCCCATTGACACTTACATTCGGGCGGGCATTGTTCCAATGCCGATTCCAAAGCCCTATATCTTAGGGTGTGATGTTGCCGGGACGGTGGAGGCCGTGGGAGCGAAAGTGACGCGATTCAAGGTCGGCGACCGCGTGTGGGGCTCGAATCAAGGGCTTCTCGGAAGACAGGGAACTTTCGCTGAATACGTCGTGGCCGACGAATGTTGGCTTTATCCCACGCCGCCAACGGTGTCTGATCGCGAGGCAGCCGCCATCGCTCTGGTAGGAATCACGGCCCATCTGGGATTGTTCCGCGATGCAAGACTTCAGCCGGGCGAGACTGTGTTTGTGCACGGTGGGGCTGGAGGGGTGGGATCCTGTGTCGTTCAAATGGCCAAGGCCGTGGGAGCCCGCGTGATCACCACGGCGGGGAGTGACGAAAAAGCCGAACTCTGTCGCCGGTTGGGTGCAGATCTTGTGATCAATTACAAGAGAGAGAACGAGGAGCAAGCGATTCGTCAGTTTGCCCCCGACGGTGTGAATGTCTGGTTCGAAACGCTTCGTGAACAGAATTTGGAAATGGCTGTGTCACTGCTGGCCATGCGGGGCCGGTTGGTCCTCATGGCTGGGCGGGAATCTCGGCCACCATTTCCCGTGGGACCATTTTACGTTAAGGATTGCAAGGCTTACGGGTTTGCGATGTTTAATGCCCCGCCCGAGGAGCAACGCCGCGCCGCGGAAGATATCAACCGTTGGCTCGCCGAAGGGAAGTTGCGGCCGGTTATTGGTAAGATTTTCAAACTCGCGGAGGCGCCCGAGGCTCATAAACTTCAGGAAGACAACACCCTGCGTGGGGCGGGGACGCTGGTGGGCAAGATCGTGCTGGAGCCCTAA
- a CDS encoding HEAT repeat domain-containing protein, giving the protein MRAGSVLYFGLGLLLVFGANLLKAQDLATTQDVSQLVAALKNPASTDHEKAVACERLAVLGGEDAVAVLKEMLLDPKFSHYARYALEPIPSPAVDQALREALIKAEGSVRLGILNSLGNRRDGSAISIIAPLLENSDLAVVDAAASALGRIATPEAAQILSKALKDTRPATRKAVGDALLTCAERLNAAGQRDLALATWDMLRAADVPLPIRVAALQSLIIARGADGISLWKEQVFSDNEKFFQLGMQVARKLPVEAARPVLAEAVTKLPETRAAVALEVLAEVASKESLPMVRQFAQQGPQAVRQAALRSLAKIGDSSDIAILLAASVDSDEQIATAAREALEVLPGKEVNQALVQAASGASRDKLLVILNVLGQRRASEGLKTIREAMRSDDKEVRAAAVAALGKVARDDDIIPLVKELVQTESESERAVLMEALRTACQRVGDREKVAALVAAQLPSAPAPARASLLELLGVLGGKTALTAVAEAAKSSDADLQDAATAVLGNWLSADVAPVIWSLIESNAAPRYRVRLIRAYIRVARQLSVPDQERLEMCRKALSVAERPDERRLVLDVLRRNPSAESLALAAQLVAQPDVREAACDAVVTIAEKLNQNVPGLKEALQAVLQHGTNAQVRARAEALMKRFP; this is encoded by the coding sequence ATGCGTGCCGGAAGCGTGTTGTATTTTGGTTTGGGCTTGCTCCTTGTGTTCGGTGCCAATCTGCTGAAAGCGCAAGATTTGGCGACCACACAGGACGTCTCTCAGTTGGTGGCGGCGCTGAAGAATCCCGCATCAACAGATCACGAGAAAGCGGTGGCGTGTGAACGCTTGGCAGTTCTGGGAGGCGAGGACGCTGTGGCCGTTCTCAAGGAAATGCTCCTCGATCCTAAGTTTTCCCACTACGCGCGATATGCGCTGGAGCCGATTCCCTCACCCGCGGTAGATCAGGCGCTTCGAGAGGCCCTCATTAAGGCTGAGGGATCTGTGCGCCTGGGGATCCTTAACTCGCTCGGCAATCGCCGGGATGGCAGCGCCATTTCAATCATCGCACCCCTCTTGGAGAACTCCGACCTGGCTGTTGTGGATGCGGCAGCCTCCGCACTGGGACGCATCGCCACGCCCGAGGCAGCACAAATTCTCTCGAAGGCGCTCAAAGATACTCGCCCAGCAACACGGAAGGCGGTTGGAGATGCGCTCTTGACATGTGCGGAACGTTTGAACGCCGCTGGTCAACGCGATCTCGCTCTGGCAACTTGGGATATGCTGCGAGCCGCCGACGTGCCGCTACCAATTCGCGTGGCTGCACTCCAGTCTCTGATTATCGCTCGAGGGGCTGATGGGATTAGTTTGTGGAAAGAGCAGGTGTTCTCTGACAACGAAAAGTTTTTCCAACTGGGGATGCAGGTAGCGCGAAAACTGCCTGTTGAAGCTGCTCGCCCCGTTCTCGCTGAGGCGGTGACCAAACTGCCCGAGACACGTGCCGCGGTTGCGCTCGAGGTTCTGGCGGAGGTTGCATCAAAAGAGTCACTGCCGATGGTTCGCCAATTCGCCCAGCAAGGGCCGCAGGCAGTGCGGCAGGCGGCTCTGCGTTCACTTGCAAAAATCGGCGATTCCTCGGACATTGCGATACTTTTGGCTGCAAGTGTTGACTCGGACGAACAAATTGCAACGGCAGCGCGTGAGGCTCTTGAGGTCTTGCCAGGGAAGGAAGTCAATCAGGCCCTGGTGCAAGCGGCAAGTGGTGCATCTAGGGATAAATTGCTTGTTATTCTGAATGTATTGGGCCAGCGACGGGCGTCCGAAGGTTTGAAAACCATTCGCGAGGCGATGCGAAGCGACGATAAAGAAGTGCGGGCGGCCGCGGTTGCTGCTTTAGGAAAGGTGGCCCGGGATGATGACATAATTCCCCTTGTTAAGGAACTCGTACAAACCGAGTCGGAAAGCGAACGGGCTGTGTTGATGGAGGCCCTCCGAACGGCTTGTCAGCGAGTGGGGGATAGGGAGAAAGTGGCGGCACTCGTTGCTGCCCAGTTGCCATCGGCCCCCGCTCCGGCTCGGGCCAGCTTGCTTGAACTTCTCGGCGTTTTAGGGGGAAAAACAGCGCTGACAGCGGTGGCAGAAGCTGCCAAAAGCTCAGATGCTGACTTGCAGGATGCTGCCACGGCTGTGCTTGGAAACTGGCTCTCTGCGGATGTTGCTCCGGTTATCTGGTCGTTGATCGAGAGTAATGCGGCGCCCCGTTATCGGGTGCGGCTGATTCGCGCCTATATTCGTGTGGCCCGGCAGTTGAGTGTCCCCGACCAGGAACGTCTGGAGATGTGCCGGAAGGCACTTTCCGTGGCGGAACGTCCAGACGAGCGACGTTTGGTTCTGGATGTTTTGAGACGGAATCCCTCAGCGGAGTCGCTCGCACTGGCAGCGCAATTGGTTGCGCAACCAGATGTCCGGGAAGCGGCTTGTGATGCTGTGGTTACGATCGCCGAGAAATTGAATCAGAATGTGCCGGGATTGAAAGAGGCTCTGCAAGCGGTTCTGCAGCATGGCACCAACGCGCAGGTTCGCGCCCGGGCGGAAGCACTCATGAAGCGTTTTCCGTGA
- a CDS encoding FG-GAP-like repeat-containing protein, with protein MSLHRILVALSPLSVVLAWTVTSWGADVTFKMHRIGQFRSEACGVADFNGDGKLDVVAGPFVYLAPDWKAYKIRDLKGEVDNSGKGYMWNFADLPLDVDLDGRPDVISCDWFEKCLDWHRNTGFDGDLWPRTVIDVSLNHETAQLADVDGDGKAREIVPEVAPTWWWEIVSQADGKVQFIKHVVSEKPMNFGSGVGDVNGDRRPDIIRPNAWFEAPSDPRQGTWIEHPIALGGAEEGTAEHTAQILVHDVNGDGLNDLIASSAHRYGIYWYEQVRDGQEIKFKRHVIDNTWSQAHSLTLADIDLDGDLDLVTGKRFMAHNGGDPGAFEPLGVYWYELQAKPEVKWIKHAITYDQGIGAGLNIPVVDMDGDGDLDIVVTGKWGGPVWFENQLR; from the coding sequence ATGAGTTTACACCGAATTTTGGTCGCTCTTTCACCACTATCCGTGGTTCTCGCGTGGACGGTCACAAGCTGGGGGGCCGACGTCACGTTCAAGATGCACCGCATCGGCCAGTTTCGCAGCGAAGCCTGTGGAGTTGCAGATTTCAACGGCGATGGCAAACTGGATGTGGTCGCTGGCCCGTTCGTCTATCTGGCACCCGACTGGAAAGCCTACAAGATTCGGGATTTGAAAGGGGAGGTAGACAACTCTGGAAAAGGCTACATGTGGAATTTTGCCGATTTGCCGCTCGATGTGGATCTCGACGGCCGCCCGGATGTCATTTCATGCGACTGGTTTGAAAAGTGCCTGGACTGGCATCGAAATACGGGATTTGACGGCGACCTCTGGCCGCGGACGGTCATTGATGTGAGCCTCAATCATGAAACCGCTCAACTGGCGGACGTGGATGGCGACGGAAAGGCCCGGGAGATCGTTCCCGAAGTTGCCCCAACGTGGTGGTGGGAAATCGTATCACAGGCTGATGGAAAGGTGCAGTTTATCAAACACGTGGTGAGCGAAAAGCCAATGAACTTTGGTTCTGGGGTAGGGGACGTGAATGGCGACCGCCGCCCGGATATCATCCGCCCCAATGCCTGGTTCGAGGCCCCCTCTGACCCTCGCCAGGGCACCTGGATTGAACACCCTATCGCCCTGGGAGGAGCCGAAGAAGGAACTGCCGAACACACAGCTCAGATTCTTGTCCACGATGTGAATGGCGACGGACTTAATGATCTCATCGCGAGCTCTGCGCATCGCTACGGGATTTACTGGTACGAACAGGTCAGGGATGGGCAGGAGATCAAGTTCAAACGCCACGTTATTGACAACACATGGAGCCAGGCCCATTCGCTCACACTGGCGGATATTGACCTCGACGGTGATCTTGACCTTGTGACCGGCAAGCGGTTCATGGCACACAATGGTGGGGACCCTGGTGCCTTCGAGCCACTTGGCGTGTATTGGTACGAATTACAGGCCAAGCCCGAAGTCAAATGGATCAAGCACGCCATTACCTACGATCAGGGGATTGGGGCGGGCCTCAACATCCCTGTGGTCGACATGGACGGGGATGGAGATCTCGACATCGTCGTCACGGGAAAGTGGGGGGGCCCTGTTTGGTTTGAAAACCAGTTGCGTTGA
- a CDS encoding L-2-amino-thiazoline-4-carboxylic acid hydrolase encodes MSEIEELRQQLRDAYKNRAMIYYHIYEELSRELGPERAEQIMKRAIYRRGQERGQAFRQFAPANLAGLREAFLGHLPDQGRLFEPEVLAHDETRLDIKFHRCPLREAWVEAGLPDDLVATLCRIAAEVDYGLFQEAGFKFFADTWQPGGEGCCCLHIRPGTG; translated from the coding sequence ATGAGTGAAATCGAAGAACTTCGCCAGCAGTTGAGAGATGCCTACAAAAACCGGGCGATGATCTATTACCATATCTACGAAGAGCTATCCCGGGAACTTGGGCCGGAGCGTGCTGAGCAGATTATGAAACGGGCCATTTATCGCCGCGGGCAGGAGCGGGGGCAGGCCTTCCGCCAGTTTGCCCCCGCCAATCTTGCGGGACTGCGTGAGGCATTTTTGGGCCATCTGCCCGATCAGGGACGGCTTTTCGAGCCTGAAGTCCTGGCCCACGATGAGACGCGTCTGGATATCAAATTCCACCGTTGTCCCCTGCGAGAAGCCTGGGTGGAAGCGGGCTTGCCCGACGATCTCGTGGCCACTCTCTGTCGAATTGCTGCTGAGGTGGATTACGGGTTATTTCAGGAGGCTGGATTTAAGTTTTTTGCCGACACATGGCAGCCAGGAGGCGAAGGGTGCTGTTGCCTGCACATCCGTCCCGGAACAGGGTGA
- a CDS encoding Gfo/Idh/MocA family protein: protein MPTTRTSRRSFLRLSLIASASTVAPLYIPRHVLGTESVPPANERIGIGGIGIGRRGLQLFDELPTLGRIVAIADVNLPRAEKTAEPYKAAAYQDYRKLLERRDVDAIITATPDHWRAIVCIHACQAGKDIYAEKPMTLTIHEGRKIVEAVQKYKRVFQTGSQQRSMAANRLGCELVRNGRIGKVHTVIAANYPSPWECNFPGQPVPPGLDWDMWCGPTEPVPYHIDIYTPRARPGWISFRPYSGGEMTGWGAHGLDQIQWALGTDDTGPVEIWTEGPRFNPPTYTEPESRARGEKICSQPKVFFKYANGIVVKFDNGPPGGAIFIGEKGRITIDRGKFVAEPKELGDPPYDDFTVHLPVSNHHLLNWLECIKTREKPVAHEEVGHRSTTLCHLGNIARWVGRPLKWDPVKERFVGDEEANQFLDRPRRKPYLLPEV from the coding sequence ATGCCAACCACAAGAACCAGCCGTCGCTCGTTTCTGCGGTTGTCACTGATTGCTTCGGCCTCCACAGTGGCTCCCCTGTATATTCCGCGGCACGTGCTGGGCACGGAAAGCGTTCCCCCGGCCAATGAACGCATCGGCATCGGTGGGATAGGTATCGGCCGTCGGGGACTCCAGTTGTTTGATGAACTCCCCACGCTCGGGCGGATCGTGGCAATTGCCGACGTGAACCTCCCGCGGGCAGAAAAGACGGCCGAGCCCTATAAGGCTGCCGCTTACCAGGATTATCGTAAACTGCTGGAACGGAGAGATGTCGATGCGATCATCACAGCCACACCCGACCACTGGCGGGCCATTGTTTGCATCCATGCATGCCAAGCCGGGAAGGACATCTACGCCGAAAAACCGATGACACTTACGATCCATGAGGGGCGGAAAATCGTGGAAGCCGTTCAGAAATACAAGCGAGTCTTCCAAACCGGCAGCCAGCAGCGTTCGATGGCAGCCAATCGGCTGGGATGTGAATTGGTACGAAACGGACGTATCGGTAAAGTACACACGGTCATAGCGGCCAATTATCCAAGTCCGTGGGAATGCAATTTCCCCGGTCAGCCGGTACCACCGGGCCTGGACTGGGATATGTGGTGTGGGCCTACAGAGCCGGTTCCCTACCACATCGACATTTACACCCCCCGCGCCCGCCCAGGGTGGATTTCGTTCCGGCCCTATTCGGGAGGCGAAATGACCGGCTGGGGAGCCCACGGATTGGACCAGATCCAGTGGGCTCTCGGTACCGACGATACCGGCCCGGTGGAAATCTGGACGGAAGGCCCCAGGTTTAATCCCCCCACTTACACGGAGCCAGAATCCCGGGCCCGCGGTGAGAAAATCTGCAGCCAGCCCAAGGTGTTTTTCAAATATGCAAACGGGATTGTCGTGAAGTTCGACAACGGTCCGCCGGGAGGTGCCATTTTCATCGGGGAAAAAGGACGGATCACGATCGACCGCGGGAAATTTGTGGCGGAACCGAAAGAGCTCGGAGATCCCCCGTATGACGATTTCACGGTGCATCTACCGGTCAGCAATCACCATTTGTTGAACTGGCTGGAATGCATCAAGACACGCGAAAAACCGGTCGCCCACGAGGAAGTGGGTCACCGTTCGACAACGTTGTGCCATCTTGGCAATATCGCTCGCTGGGTCGGTCGGCCCCTCAAGTGGGATCCTGTTAAAGAACGTTTTGTAGGCGACGAGGAGGCAAACCAATTCCTGGATCGTCCTCGCCGAAAGCCCTATCTGCTGCCTGAGGTCTAA
- a CDS encoding ImuA family protein: MASIDVFIPSADSLGIPQENTSLGNYGDHVKAPPTSSQQAGDSRSLLVAALRQQIEAVSRRQVHSPSEGISTGLPEVDALLPQKRIFPGGFVEWLIPTEGTGGECLSLRMAWSIAVQRKGHLVIVDPTQEIYPPGLVYLGIDLQRTIFLHPASTKDAYWAITQVLRCSATGALWAHIDRLDTKTARRFQLAAEQGFTVGIFVRPFQAINEISWAQVRFLVQPQPAACARDTSQRRRIQVSVLRARGQWENIAGEVLIDDPADPLSQTFATPSLSQSPSFKGASLRA; the protein is encoded by the coding sequence ATGGCTAGCATCGATGTCTTTATACCTTCGGCAGACTCCCTCGGGATTCCTCAAGAGAATACTTCCCTGGGAAATTATGGAGACCATGTGAAGGCTCCTCCGACTTCCTCGCAGCAGGCAGGGGACTCTCGGAGTCTTCTCGTGGCCGCTCTTCGCCAGCAAATAGAGGCGGTTTCGCGTCGGCAGGTGCATTCTCCCTCCGAAGGGATTTCCACAGGCCTGCCGGAAGTGGACGCCCTCCTTCCCCAAAAAAGAATTTTTCCAGGCGGTTTTGTTGAATGGCTGATCCCCACAGAAGGCACAGGAGGAGAATGTCTTTCTCTGCGAATGGCCTGGTCTATCGCAGTGCAGCGGAAGGGCCATCTCGTCATTGTTGACCCAACTCAGGAAATCTATCCTCCAGGCTTGGTGTATCTGGGGATCGATCTCCAACGAACCATCTTCCTTCACCCCGCTTCCACAAAGGACGCTTACTGGGCCATCACTCAAGTGCTTCGCTGTTCTGCCACAGGGGCCCTTTGGGCACACATCGACCGCCTGGACACGAAAACCGCTCGTCGCTTTCAACTCGCCGCTGAACAGGGTTTCACCGTGGGAATTTTCGTTCGGCCGTTCCAGGCAATCAACGAGATTTCCTGGGCCCAGGTACGCTTTCTTGTTCAACCCCAGCCGGCAGCCTGTGCTCGGGACACTTCTCAGCGTCGGCGTATCCAGGTGAGCGTGCTTCGGGCTCGCGGTCAATGGGAAAACATTGCAGGGGAGGTGCTGATCGATGATCCGGCGGATCCTCTGTCTCAGACTTTTGCAACCCCATCCCTCTCCCAAAGCCCATCCTTCAAAGGAGCATCACTTCGGGCATAA
- a CDS encoding error-prone DNA polymerase: MDYHIHVKTNFSFLQGASHPDELFQQAAELGLKGLAITDEASVAGVVRAHITAKELRLKLIVGAEIHPQDSLPVVLWATDRRSYGRLCRLITKGRCQAEKGQYSLTFQDIVEHSDGLLAGVIPKAPKGLPLLFHLQQYAKVFSKRGYLLGELSLGPNDRRRLEWLQSLSQRSHLPLVADGNVFYHHPSRAPLYDILTAIRMGIKVNELGEQRFANAQKYLKSPEEMRALWHRAPDACERAAEIAEQSHFSLDELRYEYPEELVPPGYTPLEYLRHLTWEGARQRYPRGIPEKVRSILEHELRLIGELHYEAYFLTVWDLVRFARSRGILCQGRGSAANSAVCFCLGITAVDPDRMDLLFERFVSRERNEAPDIDVDFEHERREEIIQYIYNKYGRERAGMTAEVITYRPRSAVRDVGKALGFSLEEVDRLASTIERFHEEPDLLERCREAGFDTQSLATRHLVEWATALVGFPRHLSQHTGGMVITHGPLCELVPLENAAMPDRTVIQWNKDDLDELGILKVDCLCLGMLTAIRKTFQTIKKHYGREITLASVPEGDEGVYQMIRRADTMGVFQIESRAQMSMLPRLQPRCFYDLVIEVAIVRPGPIQGNMVHPYLRRRAGEEPVTYPNEAIREVLGKTLGVPLFQEQAMRLAMVAAGFTPGEADQLRRAMGAWRRPGLIDAFRRKLIDGMLSNGFSPEYAEAIFQQIRGFGDYGFPESHAASFALLVYVSAWLKYHYQAAFTVGLLNSQPMGFYAPAQLIEDAQRHGVEVRPVDVNFSFWDSDLEDADAPTKLATEAISASDRSQRKGENPWPLSKEIPWEGPCPWHASPNPHLESNTNKFPLCPESTFFPVKAIRLGFRMVQGMRQADAEKIIEARVKGPFTSLTEFVKRTQLSKSAVVRLARADTFASLGLTRREALWLAMKMAPETPSLFTSTVETSSAHYPSDQSSHQNTKDQSLEKSLLPQMSMAEEVVADYSMLGVSLKAHPLRLLRSELNRLRVVPAIKLKDIPDGHPVRVAGMVLVRQRPSTARGITFMTLEDETGMINLIIRPDVWQRWRLIALNAPLILAVGRLQKQSGVIHVVVMRLEDLSSKLAGLEGQSRDFC; this comes from the coding sequence ATGGATTATCATATTCATGTCAAAACAAATTTCTCTTTCCTTCAGGGGGCTTCCCATCCGGATGAACTCTTTCAACAGGCTGCAGAATTGGGGCTGAAAGGATTGGCCATCACCGATGAAGCCAGTGTGGCGGGAGTTGTTCGGGCCCACATCACCGCAAAAGAGCTGAGACTGAAACTCATCGTGGGTGCCGAGATTCACCCACAGGATAGTTTGCCGGTTGTTCTATGGGCTACTGATCGCCGTTCCTATGGACGGCTTTGTCGTCTCATCACAAAGGGCCGGTGCCAGGCCGAAAAGGGGCAGTACAGCCTCACCTTTCAGGATATTGTCGAACACAGTGATGGTCTTCTGGCGGGAGTGATTCCAAAAGCCCCAAAAGGACTGCCCCTTCTTTTCCATCTTCAACAGTATGCGAAAGTCTTCTCAAAAAGAGGCTATCTCTTGGGAGAACTTTCCCTTGGCCCGAACGACCGCCGGCGCCTGGAGTGGCTGCAAAGTCTGTCGCAGCGATCCCATTTACCGCTCGTAGCCGACGGGAATGTTTTTTATCACCATCCTTCTCGCGCTCCCTTGTACGACATCCTCACAGCCATCCGGATGGGAATAAAGGTCAATGAACTCGGAGAGCAGCGGTTTGCCAATGCCCAGAAATATCTGAAATCACCTGAGGAAATGCGAGCGTTGTGGCACCGCGCGCCGGACGCTTGCGAGCGAGCCGCGGAAATTGCCGAGCAATCCCACTTTTCACTTGATGAACTTCGGTATGAATATCCCGAGGAATTAGTTCCACCTGGATACACGCCGCTGGAGTATCTTCGCCATCTCACGTGGGAGGGAGCCCGCCAACGCTATCCTCGGGGAATTCCTGAAAAGGTTCGCTCGATCCTTGAACATGAACTTCGCCTTATCGGGGAACTCCACTACGAGGCATACTTTCTCACTGTGTGGGATCTTGTCCGTTTTGCTCGGAGTCGGGGCATTCTCTGTCAGGGCCGGGGATCCGCCGCCAATTCAGCAGTGTGTTTCTGCCTGGGCATTACTGCCGTGGATCCTGACCGCATGGATCTTCTGTTTGAACGTTTTGTCAGCCGAGAACGCAACGAAGCTCCCGATATCGATGTGGATTTTGAGCACGAACGACGGGAGGAAATTATTCAGTATATTTATAACAAATATGGACGGGAACGTGCGGGGATGACGGCCGAAGTCATCACCTACCGTCCTCGCTCTGCGGTCAGGGATGTGGGCAAGGCCCTGGGCTTTTCGCTGGAGGAGGTGGACCGCCTTGCGAGCACAATCGAGCGGTTCCACGAGGAGCCCGATCTCCTTGAACGCTGCCGCGAAGCGGGATTTGACACCCAGTCTCTTGCCACCCGACACCTTGTGGAATGGGCCACCGCACTGGTGGGATTTCCCCGACATCTCTCCCAGCACACGGGCGGGATGGTCATCACACATGGGCCGCTGTGTGAACTTGTTCCGCTTGAGAACGCGGCAATGCCCGATCGAACGGTTATTCAGTGGAATAAAGACGACCTTGATGAGCTGGGCATTCTCAAAGTTGATTGTCTATGTTTGGGAATGCTGACTGCTATTCGTAAGACATTTCAGACAATTAAAAAGCATTATGGTCGGGAAATCACCCTCGCCTCGGTTCCTGAAGGAGATGAAGGGGTTTATCAAATGATTCGCCGTGCCGATACGATGGGTGTCTTTCAAATTGAAAGTCGCGCCCAAATGAGCATGCTGCCCCGACTTCAACCTCGGTGCTTCTACGATCTTGTCATAGAAGTGGCCATTGTGCGTCCTGGCCCAATTCAGGGAAATATGGTTCACCCCTATTTACGCCGCCGTGCCGGTGAGGAACCTGTCACGTATCCCAATGAGGCCATTCGTGAGGTGCTGGGCAAAACCCTGGGTGTGCCCCTTTTTCAGGAACAGGCGATGCGACTTGCCATGGTGGCGGCCGGATTTACTCCGGGAGAGGCCGACCAGTTGCGCCGGGCTATGGGAGCATGGCGGAGACCGGGCCTCATCGATGCATTTCGCCGTAAACTCATTGATGGCATGCTTTCCAATGGCTTTAGTCCAGAATATGCCGAAGCCATATTCCAGCAAATTCGTGGTTTCGGGGACTACGGTTTTCCAGAATCCCACGCAGCCAGCTTTGCCCTGCTGGTCTATGTTTCTGCATGGCTCAAATATCACTACCAGGCGGCTTTTACGGTGGGACTTCTCAACAGCCAGCCGATGGGATTTTACGCCCCGGCCCAACTCATTGAAGATGCCCAGCGTCACGGGGTCGAAGTCCGGCCTGTGGATGTGAATTTCAGCTTCTGGGATAGCGATCTGGAAGACGCGGATGCACCCACGAAACTGGCGACCGAGGCAATCTCTGCATCTGATCGTTCTCAAAGAAAGGGAGAGAATCCATGGCCGTTGTCAAAGGAAATACCCTGGGAGGGTCCATGTCCATGGCACGCTTCTCCAAACCCACATCTGGAAAGCAATACCAATAAGTTTCCACTCTGCCCTGAATCAACGTTCTTCCCCGTAAAAGCCATTCGTCTGGGATTTCGCATGGTCCAGGGCATGCGACAAGCAGACGCCGAAAAAATCATCGAAGCCCGAGTGAAAGGCCCCTTTACAAGTCTCACTGAGTTCGTGAAAAGAACCCAACTCAGTAAGTCTGCCGTGGTCCGTCTTGCCCGCGCAGATACTTTTGCCTCACTGGGCCTGACGCGCCGCGAGGCCCTCTGGCTGGCCATGAAAATGGCTCCTGAAACTCCTTCCCTTTTTACCTCCACCGTGGAGACGAGTTCTGCTCATTATCCATCGGACCAATCCTCACACCAGAATACAAAAGATCAGTCCTTAGAAAAGTCTCTTCTGCCGCAAATGTCAATGGCTGAGGAAGTAGTCGCTGATTATTCCATGCTTGGTGTGTCCTTGAAGGCGCATCCTTTACGATTACTCAGATCGGAGCTCAACCGCCTACGTGTCGTTCCAGCAATTAAATTGAAGGACATTCCTGATGGTCATCCTGTGCGCGTGGCGGGAATGGTTCTCGTGCGTCAGAGACCTTCCACTGCCCGAGGAATCACGTTCATGACCCTGGAAGACGAGACTGGGATGATTAACCTGATCATCCGCCCTGATGTATGGCAACGGTGGCGGCTCATTGCCCTCAACGCACCGCTCATCCTTGCGGTAGGACGGCTTCAAAAGCAGAGTGGGGTCATCCACGTTGTTGTCATGCGGTTAGAAGATCTTTCCAGCAAACTTGCAGGATTAGAAGGACAATCTCGTGACTTCTGTTAA